In Candidatus Nitrospira nitrificans, one genomic interval encodes:
- a CDS encoding non-ribosomal peptide synthetase: MGKPALPDHIESIYPLSPMQEGILFHTLMNPGSGIYLMQNRYLLEGDLNYDAFVNAWGCVLDRHPALRTSFVWKSQKRPLQTVQRHVDIPVISMDWRGLSRTEQVERLDAELRAELQAGFDFSKAPLMRLRLIRLTEDMHQFVHSFHHILLDDWCISLLLMDFLSHYGSFARGERLTREKPRPYRDYIAWLQKQDINAAESFWRGYLKNFSTPTPLPYDRLPEGFADQNEDAADHCLHLSAETSATLVDLAQRHRLTVNTFFQGAWALLLNYYSSEREVLFGVTVAGRPTELSGVESILGLFINTLPLRISMRPDRPLMDWLKDLLAENVLVRQYDYTPLVQMQRWSEVPRGEALFHSLFVFENAPVDRELCEGRIIFKAEEEQYRVHTNYPLTVMGWPGRELGLKISYDKRLFDADTTGRMIRHLKRLLEAMAERPSARLADLSPLKEDERRQLLTEWNPVADASWRKEFDGLPRLFEEQVERRPDAVAVECLDESATYGELNRRANRVAHVLAETGAGPDTIVSLLGDRGIDLLTMMMGVFKAGVAYLPLDPHHPVSRLAQILKLSRSPIVLTSQEYLARLQEAVSQIDEASRPRLMVIERILKEAGREDNPEARGQSEHLAYVIYTSGSTGVPKGAMVTRRGMLNNIRSKVSGLALGPSDVIAQTASQCFDISVWQFLTALTCGARTSIVPDELSRDPFHLLAHLAQTDTTILETVPALLQGLLEAASEAGSGAAPRLQHLRWVLPTGEALPPPLCRQWLARYPAIPLLNAYGPAECADDVAVHPILEPPPVDQAHMPIGRPIEQTRLRILNAWLEPVPPGVPGELYVAGAGVGRGYLQDPARTAEVFLPDRFGSEPGARMYRTGDLARYRRDGAIEFVGRVDQQIKLRGFRIELGEIETHLLSSPLVREGAVLLHADARGEKRLAAYLVGHEGGGPDVPALRDFLLSQLPEYMVPTAFVPLPALPRTPNGKIDRLALAALDLGDQLARPYTAPRTATEDILAGIWSDVLGVERVGAHDDFFELGGHSLLATQIMSRIRSTFHIELSLRTVFESTSVAALATAVDRARKDGAAGQAPPLAPIARTGPLPASFAQQRLWFLAQLEPDSPFYNLPAGFRLKGRLDVDLLTAGLNQVIARHEALRTVFQETDGQPTQVALSSVMVEIPVVDLRDIPEEERPATLTRQSEAEAQRIFDLTRGPLVRARVWRVGEEEYVLLMTLHHIISDGWAMDVLIRELVTYYQAGVSGRPAELPPLSIQYADYAVWQREWMQGAALEAQLAYWKDRLGDAPPALELPTDRPRPAVQTYRGACCEFTVPGELLKQITGFSRRHSLTTYMTLLTAFTALLHHYSGRTSIVVGSPVANRLRIEVEELIGLFVNTLVLRTDIPDNPRWIDLLDRVRAEVLGAQTHQDLPFEHLVDALQPERNLSHSPLFQVMFTLQTPAEQSMETPGLRVDNMEIDPGTALFDLSLDMVVEPDRLSGSFEYNRDLFDERTVKRYADGFLKILASMIAEPEGRVHDVPPVTEHERRLQLIDWNNVPGPDLTADYVTRFAAQVRRTPDSTAVICRERSWTYQELHRWANITADALTSAGVGPDSVVAVLGDRSPELLAMILGVLEAGGAYLPLDPRHPRPRMAQIVELSRPLVLLVTREWESRAADLLNDLPVDRHPRILTIEQVTEQDLEPTGPRPIRPPGRLAYLIYTSGSTGAHKGVMVEQDGMLNNILYKLESLRMAADDVVAQTASQCFDISVWQFLAALLCGARVHIVPDDVAHDPTALLSCLDEAGITIVEPVPAVLQGILAVDGNVPALAKVRWVLPTGEALSSALCRRWFARYPAIPLMNVYGPAECSDDVATHTISAAPDDPDRPVPIGRPVPGLRLYILNRHLSPVPMGTVGELCVGGVGVGRGYLRDPKRTAEAFVPDPFGPDAGARLYHTGDLARYRPDGTIEFVGRVDHQVKIRGYRIEPGEIEARLLEQRGVLEAVVVAREDQPGQRRLVAYVTPDAPEAVDTQDVRRRLQNTLPDYMIPSSFVVLNTLPRSSNGKIDRNALPVPDLAGQAERSYRPPVTPAEAALAKIWEEVLGLPRVGTQDNFFEVGGDSIVSLQVIARAKQVGLLLSPRQLFQHQTVAELAAVAGRDAVVVLEAEQGVIMGEAALTPIQCAFFELPLANPHHWNQSVLLEAKEPLVESALETAVATLIAHHDALRLRFVRTNDGWRQSHAPVPPGPFVHRVNLTALSDSERRASFETQATRWQGSLNISEGPLLQVVWFEMGEGSADRLLIAVHHLAVDGVSWRILLEDLQTVYRQAAENRPIHLPPKTTSFRQWAERLRRYAEAEVRNDPSSDVWLTAQEEGSVALPADDPAGSGWEAASETLTLSLDERNTEALLHEIAPAYGTQINDVLLTALAQTLGRWTGLDRVTIDLEGHGREDLFPELDVSRTVGWFTSVFPVTLDVMSSVSPGEALKTVKEQLRRIPGRGIGYGIVRYLTKKGRSAAEARPAARIPVGFNYLGQFDAVVAEESAFVLSTESVGNEHDPRNPMEYELDINASIVNGRLEVMWTYSRERYGSGTISSLAAAYLNDLQTLIAHCLRADAGGYTPSDFPNVELEQDALDAILEQMN; the protein is encoded by the coding sequence GTGGGAAAGCCGGCATTGCCAGACCATATCGAGTCGATTTATCCGCTCTCACCGATGCAAGAAGGCATCTTGTTCCATACGCTTATGAATCCTGGAAGCGGGATTTATCTGATGCAGAATCGGTATTTGCTCGAGGGCGACCTCAATTACGACGCTTTTGTGAATGCCTGGGGATGCGTGCTCGATCGGCATCCTGCTCTCAGGACTTCGTTCGTGTGGAAAAGTCAAAAGCGTCCTCTTCAAACCGTGCAGAGGCATGTGGACATACCTGTCATCTCAATGGATTGGAGAGGTCTGAGCCGCACCGAGCAGGTTGAAAGATTGGATGCCGAGCTCCGTGCCGAGCTTCAGGCAGGTTTCGATTTCAGCAAAGCGCCGTTGATGCGCTTGAGATTGATTCGACTGACGGAGGACATGCATCAATTCGTCCACAGTTTCCATCACATTTTGCTTGATGACTGGTGCATCTCCCTTCTCTTGATGGATTTTCTTAGTCACTACGGATCGTTCGCGCGTGGAGAGCGGCTCACGCGCGAGAAACCGCGTCCCTATCGCGATTACATCGCATGGTTGCAGAAACAGGACATCAATGCCGCGGAGTCTTTTTGGCGCGGGTACCTCAAAAACTTTTCCACGCCGACGCCGTTGCCCTACGACCGGCTGCCCGAAGGTTTCGCCGACCAGAACGAGGACGCGGCGGATCACTGCCTGCACCTGAGCGCGGAAACGTCCGCGACGTTGGTGGACTTGGCACAGCGGCATCGTCTGACGGTGAACACGTTCTTTCAGGGCGCCTGGGCTTTGCTATTGAACTACTACAGCAGCGAACGCGAGGTCCTGTTCGGCGTCACGGTGGCCGGCCGCCCCACCGAGTTGTCGGGTGTCGAGTCGATCCTCGGTCTGTTTATCAACACGCTGCCGCTTCGGATCTCCATGCGACCGGACCGTCCTTTAATGGACTGGCTCAAGGATTTACTGGCGGAAAACGTGCTTGTGCGCCAGTACGACTATACCCCGCTCGTCCAAATGCAGCGGTGGAGCGAGGTGCCGAGGGGGGAGGCGCTGTTCCACAGCCTGTTCGTGTTCGAAAACGCGCCGGTGGATCGGGAATTGTGCGAGGGGCGGATCATTTTCAAAGCGGAGGAGGAACAGTACCGTGTTCACACGAACTATCCCCTGACCGTCATGGGGTGGCCGGGACGCGAATTGGGGCTCAAAATTTCTTACGACAAACGGCTGTTCGACGCCGATACGACCGGCCGCATGATCCGGCATCTCAAGCGGCTGCTCGAAGCGATGGCTGAACGGCCGTCCGCGAGGCTCGCCGATCTCTCGCCGCTCAAGGAGGACGAGCGTCGGCAACTGTTGACCGAGTGGAATCCTGTCGCGGATGCATCCTGGAGGAAAGAGTTCGATGGCCTGCCGCGGCTGTTCGAGGAACAGGTCGAGCGTCGTCCGGACGCCGTGGCTGTCGAATGCCTCGACGAGAGCGCCACCTACGGCGAGCTGAATCGGCGAGCCAATCGTGTCGCCCATGTATTGGCCGAGACTGGCGCGGGACCCGATACGATCGTGTCGCTGCTGGGCGATCGCGGGATCGATCTCCTGACGATGATGATGGGCGTGTTTAAAGCAGGCGTAGCCTATTTGCCGCTTGATCCGCATCACCCCGTGTCGCGCCTCGCGCAAATTCTGAAGCTGAGCCGTTCCCCGATCGTGCTCACCTCGCAAGAGTATCTCGCGCGCCTGCAGGAAGCGGTCTCGCAGATCGATGAGGCGTCGCGGCCACGGCTCATGGTGATCGAACGGATTCTCAAAGAAGCCGGTCGTGAAGACAATCCGGAAGCGCGAGGACAATCCGAACATCTGGCCTACGTCATCTATACCTCCGGTTCCACCGGAGTGCCGAAGGGAGCGATGGTGACGAGGCGCGGGATGCTCAACAATATTCGGAGCAAGGTGTCGGGCTTGGCGCTGGGGCCGTCCGACGTCATCGCGCAGACCGCTTCGCAATGTTTCGATATCTCCGTCTGGCAGTTCCTGACGGCGCTGACGTGCGGCGCCAGAACCAGCATCGTTCCCGACGAGCTATCGCGCGACCCCTTTCACTTGCTCGCCCACCTCGCACAGACGGACACCACGATCCTCGAAACCGTGCCGGCTCTACTCCAAGGTTTGTTGGAAGCGGCATCGGAAGCGGGGTCCGGTGCCGCGCCTCGGCTTCAACATCTCCGGTGGGTTTTGCCGACCGGCGAGGCCCTGCCGCCGCCGCTGTGCCGCCAATGGCTGGCCCGCTACCCGGCAATACCATTATTGAACGCCTATGGACCGGCTGAATGCGCCGACGATGTGGCCGTCCATCCCATCCTCGAACCGCCGCCGGTCGACCAGGCGCACATGCCGATCGGCCGTCCGATCGAACAAACCCGCCTGCGCATTCTCAACGCCTGGCTGGAGCCGGTGCCGCCCGGTGTTCCCGGGGAGTTGTATGTGGCGGGGGCCGGGGTCGGCCGCGGATATTTGCAAGACCCCGCTCGAACGGCCGAGGTCTTTCTGCCGGACCGGTTCGGATCCGAGCCGGGCGCGCGGATGTATCGGACAGGTGATCTTGCCCGCTATCGCCGGGACGGAGCCATCGAATTCGTCGGGCGCGTCGATCAGCAGATCAAGCTGCGCGGCTTCCGGATCGAATTGGGCGAGATCGAAACACATCTGCTGTCGAGTCCGCTCGTGCGCGAAGGGGCCGTGCTGCTGCATGCCGACGCGCGGGGGGAGAAACGATTGGCGGCCTATCTCGTCGGCCATGAGGGGGGAGGCCCGGACGTGCCGGCATTGCGCGACTTCTTACTGTCGCAGCTGCCGGAGTACATGGTGCCGACGGCGTTTGTGCCGTTACCGGCATTGCCGCGCACGCCGAACGGCAAGATCGATCGCCTTGCGCTGGCCGCGCTGGATCTCGGCGATCAGCTCGCCCGTCCCTATACGGCGCCGCGCACGGCGACGGAGGACATTCTGGCGGGCATTTGGTCCGATGTGTTGGGTGTCGAGCGGGTCGGCGCGCACGACGATTTCTTCGAGTTGGGCGGCCATTCGCTGCTGGCGACGCAGATCATGTCGCGGATCCGCAGCACCTTCCACATCGAGCTGTCGCTGCGGACCGTGTTCGAATCCACGAGTGTCGCGGCCTTGGCCACGGCCGTGGACCGCGCTCGGAAAGACGGCGCAGCCGGCCAGGCGCCCCCGTTGGCGCCGATCGCGCGCACCGGTCCGCTGCCCGCCTCCTTCGCGCAACAGCGCCTCTGGTTTCTCGCGCAACTGGAGCCGGACAGTCCCTTCTATAATCTGCCGGCCGGGTTCCGTCTCAAGGGCCGGTTGGATGTGGATCTGTTGACGGCCGGTCTCAATCAAGTGATCGCGCGGCACGAGGCATTGCGGACGGTGTTTCAGGAAACCGACGGGCAACCGACGCAGGTCGCGCTGTCCTCGGTGATGGTCGAGATTCCCGTCGTCGATCTTCGCGATATCCCCGAGGAGGAGCGGCCGGCCACGTTGACCAGGCAGAGCGAAGCGGAGGCGCAGCGCATTTTCGATCTGACGCGCGGGCCGCTGGTGCGCGCGCGAGTGTGGCGTGTCGGGGAAGAGGAATATGTGCTGCTGATGACTTTGCATCACATTATTTCCGACGGTTGGGCGATGGATGTCTTGATCAGGGAATTGGTGACGTACTACCAGGCCGGTGTTTCGGGACGACCGGCCGAGTTGCCGCCGTTGTCCATCCAGTATGCCGACTATGCGGTCTGGCAGCGGGAGTGGATGCAGGGCGCGGCCTTGGAGGCTCAGCTCGCCTACTGGAAGGATCGTTTGGGGGATGCGCCGCCCGCATTGGAGTTGCCGACCGACCGGCCTCGTCCGGCCGTGCAGACCTATCGCGGCGCCTGCTGCGAGTTTACGGTGCCCGGTGAGTTGTTGAAGCAGATCACGGGCTTCAGTCGCCGGCACAGCCTCACCACATATATGACCTTGCTCACGGCCTTCACGGCCTTGCTGCACCATTACAGCGGCCGGACCAGCATTGTGGTCGGCAGTCCCGTCGCGAACCGGCTCAGGATCGAGGTGGAAGAGCTGATCGGACTCTTCGTCAATACGCTGGTGTTGCGAACGGACATTCCGGACAATCCGCGTTGGATCGATCTATTGGATCGGGTGCGGGCAGAGGTGTTGGGGGCGCAGACTCATCAAGACCTTCCCTTCGAACATTTGGTGGATGCGCTGCAGCCGGAACGGAACCTGAGCCATTCTCCGCTCTTTCAGGTCATGTTCACCCTGCAGACGCCGGCGGAACAATCCATGGAAACGCCGGGGCTGCGGGTGGACAACATGGAGATCGATCCTGGCACCGCGCTGTTTGACCTGTCGCTGGACATGGTGGTCGAGCCCGACCGGCTGTCAGGATCTTTCGAGTACAACCGGGACCTTTTCGACGAGCGTACCGTCAAACGTTACGCGGACGGCTTTCTGAAGATTCTGGCTTCTATGATCGCCGAGCCGGAAGGGCGAGTGCACGATGTGCCGCCTGTCACGGAGCACGAGCGTCGACTGCAACTCATCGATTGGAACAATGTTCCGGGTCCCGATTTGACGGCCGACTATGTCACGCGGTTCGCCGCGCAGGTCAGGCGAACGCCTGACTCCACGGCGGTCATATGCCGTGAGCGGAGTTGGACTTATCAGGAACTCCACCGATGGGCGAACATAACCGCGGATGCGTTGACATCGGCCGGAGTCGGTCCGGACTCGGTCGTGGCAGTGCTCGGGGATCGTAGCCCTGAACTACTGGCGATGATTCTCGGTGTCTTGGAGGCGGGAGGCGCCTATCTGCCGCTGGATCCACGGCATCCTCGACCGCGCATGGCGCAGATCGTGGAACTCAGCCGGCCGCTTGTTCTGTTGGTGACGCGGGAATGGGAAAGTCGGGCCGCGGACCTGTTGAACGATCTTCCGGTGGACAGGCACCCGCGGATACTCACCATCGAGCAGGTGACGGAGCAGGATCTCGAGCCCACAGGCCCAAGACCGATCCGCCCGCCCGGACGCTTGGCCTATCTCATCTATACATCCGGCTCCACCGGCGCGCACAAAGGCGTGATGGTCGAGCAGGACGGCATGCTCAACAATATCCTGTACAAGCTGGAGAGTCTGCGGATGGCGGCCGACGATGTCGTCGCGCAGACCGCCTCGCAATGTTTCGACATTTCCGTCTGGCAGTTTCTGGCGGCCCTCTTGTGCGGGGCGAGGGTGCACATCGTTCCGGACGACGTGGCGCATGATCCGACGGCGCTGTTGTCGTGCTTGGATGAAGCCGGCATCACCATCGTCGAGCCGGTGCCGGCGGTGCTGCAGGGGATTCTTGCCGTCGATGGAAACGTGCCTGCCCTGGCCAAGGTACGGTGGGTGCTGCCGACGGGAGAGGCTCTGTCCTCGGCCCTCTGCCGCCGATGGTTCGCGCGCTATCCGGCTATTCCATTGATGAACGTGTACGGACCAGCGGAATGTTCGGACGACGTCGCCACGCATACGATCTCTGCGGCTCCGGATGATCCGGATCGTCCGGTGCCCATCGGGAGACCCGTACCAGGCCTGCGCCTCTATATTTTGAACCGCCATCTGTCCCCCGTGCCTATGGGAACAGTCGGAGAACTTTGTGTCGGGGGCGTGGGGGTGGGGCGCGGCTATCTCCGCGATCCCAAGCGGACGGCGGAGGCGTTCGTGCCGGATCCCTTTGGACCGGATGCGGGAGCGAGGCTGTATCACACGGGGGACCTCGCCCGCTATCGGCCGGACGGGACCATCGAGTTTGTAGGGCGCGTGGATCACCAGGTCAAGATCCGCGGCTACCGCATCGAGCCGGGCGAAATCGAGGCCAGACTGCTGGAGCAGCGAGGTGTTCTGGAAGCCGTGGTGGTGGCCAGGGAAGACCAGCCTGGGCAGCGGCGGCTGGTGGCCTACGTGACACCGGATGCTCCTGAAGCGGTGGATACCCAAGACGTGAGGCGCCGGCTTCAGAACACGTTGCCGGACTACATGATTCCGAGTTCCTTTGTCGTCCTGAATACCTTGCCGCGGAGCTCGAACGGAAAAATCGACCGCAACGCGCTGCCGGTGCCGGATCTCGCCGGACAGGCGGAACGTTCCTACCGACCTCCGGTTACGCCCGCGGAGGCGGCGCTCGCGAAGATCTGGGAAGAGGTGTTGGGATTGCCGCGGGTCGGCACGCAGGACAATTTTTTCGAAGTGGGTGGCGATTCCATCGTGAGTTTACAAGTGATTGCCCGGGCCAAACAGGTCGGGCTGCTGCTGAGCCCCCGTCAGTTGTTCCAACACCAGACGGTGGCCGAACTTGCGGCGGTCGCCGGACGGGATGCGGTGGTCGTTCTGGAAGCCGAGCAGGGCGTCATCATGGGAGAGGCGGCATTGACGCCGATCCAATGCGCGTTTTTCGAATTGCCGCTGGCCAATCCGCACCACTGGAATCAATCGGTCTTGCTGGAAGCGAAGGAGCCGCTCGTGGAGTCGGCTTTGGAGACGGCGGTGGCGACGCTCATCGCCCATCATGACGCGTTGCGGCTTCGATTCGTTCGAACGAACGACGGGTGGCGCCAGTCGCATGCGCCGGTTCCGCCGGGGCCCTTCGTCCACCGAGTAAACCTGACCGCGCTCTCCGATTCGGAACGCCGTGCGTCCTTCGAAACGCAGGCCACGCGATGGCAAGGAAGTTTGAATATTTCGGAAGGGCCGCTCTTGCAGGTGGTCTGGTTCGAGATGGGAGAAGGTTCGGCTGATCGGCTGCTGATCGCGGTGCATCATCTCGCGGTGGACGGTGTTTCTTGGAGAATCCTCTTGGAGGACCTGCAGACCGTCTACCGGCAAGCAGCGGAAAACCGCCCGATACATCTGCCGCCCAAAACGACTTCATTCCGCCAGTGGGCGGAACGGCTCCGGCGATATGCCGAAGCCGAGGTCCGGAACGATCCGTCTTCCGACGTCTGGCTGACGGCGCAAGAGGAAGGATCGGTCGCGCTGCCCGCCGACGACCCAGCCGGCAGTGGTTGGGAAGCGGCGTCCGAGACCTTGACCCTGTCGTTGGACGAACGGAACACGGAAGCGTTGCTACACGAGATAGCCCCCGCATACGGAACGCAGATCAACGATGTGTTGTTGACGGCGTTGGCGCAGACCCTCGGCCGGTGGACAGGTCTCGATCGCGTGACGATCGATCTCGAGGGGCATGGACGGGAGGATCTGTTCCCTGAACTGGATGTCTCGCGCACCGTCGGGTGGTTCACCAGCGTCTTTCCCGTGACCTTGGACGTGATGTCATCGGTCTCGCCAGGAGAAGCGCTCAAGACGGTGAAGGAACAACTTCGGCGGATCCCGGGTCGCGGCATCGGCTACGGCATCGTCCGGTATCTGACGAAGAAAGGCCGCTCCGCGGCCGAGGCGCGGCCGGCGGCGCGGATTCCGGTGGGATTCAACTATCTCGGGCAGTTCGACGCGGTCGTCGCGGAGGAGTCGGCCTTCGTCCTGTCCACGGAATCGGTCGGCAACGAGCATGATCCCCGCAATCCGATGGAATACGAGCTGGATATCAACGCGTCGATCGTGAACGGACGCCTGGAAGTCATGTGGACATACAGTCGCGAGCGCTATGGTTCCGGCACGATCTCGTCTCTGGCGGCGGCATATCTGAACGATTTGCAGACGTTGATCGCGCATTGCCTGCGCGCCGACGCCGGCGGCTACACACCGTCCGATTTTCCGAATGTGGAGCTGGAGCAGGATGCGCTGGACGCGATCTTGGAACAAATGAACTGA